The Candidatus Zixiibacteriota bacterium nucleotide sequence CTGGCGCTGCGGCTCAGCCGAGGCAATCATCTCCTCGATTTCTTCCATCCTTGGGAGGTCTTCGAGACGAGCCAGCCCGAAGAACTTGAGAAATTCGTCGGTAGTGCCGTACTGCAGCGGCTTGCCGACCGTGTCGGCGCGGCCGGTAATCCGGATGAGGTTCTTCTCCAGGAGCGTACGGATTACACCGTCGGAGGCAACCCCGCGAATGTGCTCGATATCAATTTTGGTGGTCGGCTGGCGGTAGGCTATGATAGCCGCCGTCTCCAGCGCAGCGCGGCTGAGACGAAGCTGCCGCCGCCGGGTCAGCAGGTTCTCCACCACGCCCTCGTACTCTGGCAGAATGTAGAACTGGTATCCGCCGGCGAGTTCCCGTATGCGGAAACTCGATCCCGCCGCCGCATAGTTGGTGTTCAGCTCCGCCACCGCGAAGGCGATTTGCGCCGGGGTGAGGTCGTTCAAAACGCCGCCAATTCGGCGCGCCGGCAGCGGTTCGGGTGAGCCCAGGATCAGGGCTTCAACTTTGGAATTCCGGTATTGCTCGTCGGTCATACAGTCACACTCTGCGATTCGTTGTTGGCATAGTCAACCAGGTCAATCTCTCTCAGCGGCGCGTTGATATGCTCGCCGGGATATACTCTGACTTCGCTGAACGGCAGCGCCTGGTGGATGCGGATACGATGCGTTCGCGCCAGTTCGAGCACCGCCACGAATGTCACCACCGCGACAATCTTGTGCGGAGCATCCGAAAACAGGTCGAGAAACGTGGCCGATTCGCGCTGCCGAAGAAGTTGCACCACGCGCAGCATCCGCTCTTCGATCGTCACCCGCTGCGCGTTCACCTCATGTACTTCTCGCGCCGGTTTGGTGGCCAGGACATCGCGGAAAGCGACAATCAGATCATACAGGGAGGTCATCGGCTGAAGGTCGACCGCTCCGGTGATCTGCTCCACCGGCGACGGCGGTATGACGTAGTGTTCTTCGATTCTGGCCCGTTCCCCGAGGATATCGCCCGCCTCTTTGTACTTCTTGTACTCGACCAGCGCCATGATCAGTTCTTCGCGCGGATCGGGCTCGTCCTCGTCGGTCTCGTCCTGCGGCAGAAGCAGCCGGGTTTTGATCCGGATCAATGTCGCCGCCATCAGGATGAACTCGCCGGCTACCTCCAGGTCGAGCGTTTTCATTAGCTCGATATAGCGTAAATACTGGCTCGTGATCCTTGCGATCGGGATATCGTATATATCAACTTCTTCCACCTTGATCAGGTGCAGAAGGAGATCGAGCGGGCCGCTGAAAATCTCAAGATTGACCCGGTAGTTGTCGGTTTGTGTGTCGAGAGTCTCCTCGGTCATTTCTTCTTTTCCCGATAGGCCATTTTCATGGCCGACCGAACCTTCTCCATCACGTTTTGCGCCCGCTGCCGAGCACGCGCCGCGCCGGTGGCCAGCACGTCCCAGACATAATCGGGCCGCTTCACCAGTTCGGCGCGACGCTGACGAATGGGCTCCAGGCCGGCGTTGAGATTGCCCGCCAGTCTCATTTTACAATCCACACACCCGAGCTCTCCCGATCGGCAGCCGGGGGCGATTTCGGTCTCCGCTTCGGGCGTGTAAATCCGGTGCAGCAGGTAAACCGGGCACTTCTCCGGGGTCCCGGGATCCCCTTTGCGGACCTTCTTCGGGTCGGTAAAATAGCCGCGAATTACTTTTTCGGTCTGTTTGTCGGTGAAGTCGATCGGAATGTGATTCCCGAGCGACTTGGACATCTTCCGATTGTCACTTCCTAGAATCAGTGGTATTTCGGTCAAAAGCACCTGCGGCTCGACCAGGACCTTTTTGTAGACTGTATTGAACCGCCGGGCGAGATCGGCCGCTAACCAGATATGTTTCTCCTGGTCCTTTCCGACCGGCACCTTGTGAGCGTTATACACACAAATATCCGCCGCCTGGAGGACCGGATATCCCAAAAAGCCGTATGAATCGAGGCCTTCTTTCTTCTT carries:
- the scpB gene encoding SMC-Scp complex subunit ScpB, whose translation is MTDEQYRNSKVEALILGSPEPLPARRIGGVLNDLTPAQIAFAVAELNTNYAAAGSSFRIRELAGGYQFYILPEYEGVVENLLTRRRQLRLSRAALETAAIIAYRQPTTKIDIEHIRGVASDGVIRTLLEKNLIRITGRADTVGKPLQYGTTDEFLKFFGLARLEDLPRMEEIEEMIASAEPQRQTEMAFVLGSDNQPVKLNVADGTFDPERRERLEDGIPDGIDEEPSPENEGVARLVLQRQGEVAESPDEPLDPDETRAESEQPAAAGAGDS
- a CDS encoding segregation/condensation protein A, whose translation is MTEETLDTQTDNYRVNLEIFSGPLDLLLHLIKVEEVDIYDIPIARITSQYLRYIELMKTLDLEVAGEFILMAATLIRIKTRLLLPQDETDEDEPDPREELIMALVEYKKYKEAGDILGERARIEEHYVIPPSPVEQITGAVDLQPMTSLYDLIVAFRDVLATKPAREVHEVNAQRVTIEERMLRVVQLLRQRESATFLDLFSDAPHKIVAVVTFVAVLELARTHRIRIHQALPFSEVRVYPGEHINAPLREIDLVDYANNESQSVTV
- the trpS gene encoding tryptophan--tRNA ligase encodes the protein MTETAPKKETILSGMQPTGALHIGNLEGALRNWVRLQDQYWMYLCIVDWHALTADYEDTSVLKDRVLQMTIDWLAAGLDPDKCALFIQSEVKEHAELHLIFSMLISIPTLTRLPTYLEKKKEGLDSYGFLGYPVLQAADICVYNAHKVPVGKDQEKHIWLAADLARRFNTVYKKVLVEPQVLLTEIPLILGSDNRKMSKSLGNHIPIDFTDKQTEKVIRGYFTDPKKVRKGDPGTPEKCPVYLLHRIYTPEAETEIAPGCRSGELGCVDCKMRLAGNLNAGLEPIRQRRAELVKRPDYVWDVLATGAARARQRAQNVMEKVRSAMKMAYREKKK